The Toxoplasma gondii ME49 chromosome III, whole genome shotgun sequence genome includes a window with the following:
- a CDS encoding hypothetical protein (encoded by transcript TGME49_253600) — protein MMEKKTAPPPKAKSKAPPPKAKLAAKGAEDGPSPKGPPSLEKKTGPPAPPQAKPSVPGETSPAPPSKANPPGAKPAISQQAPGDSPKPPGPPKTLPMKGDPGLPGKKVSVLVGTGPPSGPPKKPNLPGDGGPPTAGDSSPKVTPKKELPKVTPGSLKGAPGKPCSPGPKGPLSGKPPTPELGDGQPKHKMDDVKKSGLPVKTDLATKDLGIGTKAAATKKPGLPSGPPGASLGVKPSAPLSKSSTSAPPGASLVGAPGATPPSLPKPPGAPAETSVAKMLESLDEHGMRRGSGGRLAPQSSLEKEYSSTTMHSIFTRNGELVGRASGPAEPIATQDRSALPADRGRSRMRYQDHAAADRLPRPARSAETDRSSRRTPDLLSFFPFPGSMDGLPGVFVPVPAWPPPDQNRLAGGYSPFPSPHGARAPGMPGFSPFPAMPYPASAYGTYGQPGFGAWDPMAFGMPYYPPQWLPLPSQYPAVPPGDQAATAQGQVENGDEGDSRQRGRRKNAETPTGNAGSRLDEPPKKGKEGGVTFAFDHEEQGKPGESEKGAGTTLSERRRRRNTVLQILEDEGLELSKECIRALIERDEQDARDDRRKNDEESPSEMAGSGGLAARASGGDPEKTIGVTPWGSVEKGLNYIRSGSLRRKHPGDDDTAPARLPEDERVFDPAAFAKKRDEREARGEDPTFGTQEGDDYYKYFDPHYTRSKKPWYSEVAPRTGPPMPPRQVYGSLPRGGKFSSRLPKGWDRWTFEKGLTAPRKRTYQSLNELATYFTHLESEDQDEIVSLLLLCRKLEQQVEQQHVVIDMLEHDLTTANAALKFPPEWRALDEIDLVSLVPADTAFQPTTATPLFLKSANLLPAAVPPETAPPSSPQAAPKSAEAPKSDAAKAAKPAAPTGTKAPGIKAPGAGKKPVFKTTIKAAK, from the exons atgatggagaagaagactgcgCCGCCGCCGAAGGCGAAATCAAAAGCCCCGCCTCCCAAG GCTAAGCTTGCGGCGAAAGGAGCTGAAGATGGCCCGTCCCCCAAGGGGCCACCTTCCCTCGAAAAGAAAACCGGACCCCCCGCTCCGCCTCAAGCGAAACCTTCTGTCCCGGGAGAGACCTCACCTGCGCCGCCGTCCAAAGCGAATCCTCCTGGGGCAAAACCCGCCATTTCACAACAAGCGCCCGGAGACTCCCCCAAGCCCCCTGGACCCCCGAAAACCTTGCCTATGAAAGGGGACCCAGGCTTGCCCGGCAAGAAGGTCTCAGTGCTTGTGGGGACTGGCCCGCCCTCGGGGCCTCCGAAGAAGCCGAACCTCCCAGGGGATGGTGGTCCACCTACCGCCGGAGACTCTTCTCCGAAAGTGACTCCAAAAAAGGAGTTACCAAAAGTCACTCCTGGGTCACTCAAGGGCGCCCCTGGGAAGCCCTGTTCACCAGGTCCGAAGGGCCCTCTATCTGGGAAGCCCCCAACGCCGGAACTGGGTGACGGACAGCCCAAGCACAAGATGGACGACGTGAAGAAGTCCGGTCTCCCAGTGAAAACGGATCTGGCAACGAAGGATCTCGGAATCGGCACCAAGGCGGCTGCTACGAAAAAGCCAGGATTGCCCTCGGGGCCGCCAGGCGCATCTCTGGGAGTGAAGCCCAGTGCGCCTCTTTCGAAATCCAGCACGTCGGCTCCGCCAGGTGCCAGCCTTGTTGGGGCACCGGGCGCgacgcctccttctcttccaaAACCTCCGGGAGCACCAGCGGAAACGTCTGTAGCCAAG ATGCTCGAGAGCTTGGACGAGCATGGAATGCGCCGCGGATCGGGTGGAAGACTCGCTCCTCAGTCGAGTCTTGAAAAGGAATACAGTAGCACAACGATGCACAGCATTTTCACAAGGAA CGGCGAGTTAGTGGGGAGAGCGAGCGGCCCCGCAGAACCGATTGCGACGCAAGATCGTTCGGCACTGCCGGCTGATCGAGGAAGAT CGCGCATGCGGTACCAAGACCACGCAGCAGCCGATCGACTCCCTCGCCCTGCTCGCAGTGCGGAGACAGACCGTTCGTCGCGGCGGACCCCTGACCTTCTGTCGTTCTTTCCCTTCCCTGGAAGCATGGACGGGCTGCCGGGAGTCTTTGTCCCCGTGCCTGCGTGGCCCCCTCCAGACCAGAACAGACTCGCCGGTGGCTATTCGCCTTTCCCCTCCCCCCATGGAGCGCGAGCACCTGGCATGCCTGGCTTCTCCCCGTTTCCTGCGATGCCGTATCCTGCCTCGGCGTATGGAACCTACGGCCAACCGGGGTTTGGCGCCTGGGATCCCATGGCCTTCGGAATGCCGTACTACCCTCCTCAGTGGCTTCCGCTTCCTTCCCAGTATCCCGCGGTGCCCCCAGGTGACCAGGCCGCGACCGCGCAGGGACAGGTCGAGAACGGCGACGAGGGTGACAGTCGACAGAGGgggcgaagaaagaacgccGAAACTCCGACGGGTAACGCTGGGAGTCGACTAGACGAGCCGCCCAAAAAAGGGAAGGAAGGCGGCGTGACTTTCGCGTTCGATCACGAAGAGCAGGGAAAGCCGGGCGAGAGTGAAAAGGGCGCTGGAACTACGctgagcgagagaagacgccgccGAAACACAGTGCTGCAGATTCTCGAGGACGAGGGTCTGGAGTTGTCCAAGGAGTGCATTCGCGCTCTGATAGAACGAGATGAACAGGATGCAAGAGACGACAGACGCAAGAATGACGAAGA GTCGCCGTCTGAGATGGCAGGTAGCGGGGGCCTCGCCGCCCGTGCCTCCGGAGGAGATCCCGAGAAGACCATTGGAGTTACGCCGTGGGGGAGCGTCGAGAAAGGA CTGAATTACATTCGGAGTGGCTCACTTCGCCGCAAACATCCGGGAGACGATGATACGGCCCCCGCGCGTCTCCCTGAAGACGAGCGGGTGTTTGACCCTGCTGCTttcgcgaagaaaagagacgagagagaagctcgCGGAGAAGACCCAACGTTTGGAACccaggagggagacgacTACTACAAATATTTCGATCCGCACTACACACGGAGCAAGAAGCCTTGGTACAGTGAAGTTGCACCTAG AACCGGTCCCCCGATGCCTCCCCGGCAGGTCTACGGCTCGCTTCCCCGAGGGGGAAAGTTCTCGTCTAGACTTCCAAAAGGATGGGATCGATGGACGTTTGAAAAAGGCCTTACGGCACCAAGGAA GCGAACGTACCAAAGCCTTAATGAGCTCGCGACTTACTTCACTCACCTCGAAAGTGAAGACCAGGATGAGATCGTcagtcttctgcttctgtgccGCAA GTTGGAGCAACAGGTGGAGCAACAACACGTGGTTATCGACATGTTGGAGCATGACCTGACAACGGCAAATGCCGCACTAAAATTCCCTCCGGAGTGGAGAGCCCTCGACGAGATCGATCTCGTGTCTCTGGTCCCTGCTG ACACCGCCTTCCAGCCCACCACCGCAACACCGCTCTTTCTCAAGAGTGCGAACCTTCTACCCGCAGCGGTGCCACCAGAAACGGCCCCCCCGAGCTCGCCTCAAGCTGCTCCGAAAAGCGCCGAGGCGCCCAAGAGCGACGCCGCAAAGGCGGCGAAGCCTGCCGCGCCTACGGGCACAAAAGCCCCGGGGATCAAGGCCCCCGGCGCGGGGAAGAAGCCCGTGTTCAAGACGACGATCAAGGCCGCAAAATAA